A genome region from Kaistia algarum includes the following:
- the melA gene encoding alpha-glucosidase/alpha-galactosidase, protein MSKPKITFIGAGSSVFMKNIVGDILQRPALGEATIALMDINPERLEMSAVIANKLISTLGVGAKVETYGNQRQALEGADFVVVCFQIGGYEPATVTDFEVPKKYGLRHTIADTLGVGGIMRGLRTVPHLWKICEDILAVCPNAIMLQYVNPMAINTWAITAKFPTIRQVGLCHSVQGTALELAHDLDIPYDEIRYRAAGINHMAFYLSFEHRQPDGSYRDLYPDLLRAYREGRAPKPTWNPRCPNKVRYEMLTRLGYFVTESSEHFAEYTPYFIKEGREDLIEKFGIPLDEYPKRCVEQIARWQQTADDYRKANTIEVKASHEYASSIVNSVWTGEPSVIYGNVRNSGLITSLPEGCAVEVPCLVDASGIQPTHIGALPPQLTGLMRTNINVQELTVSALLNENRDHIYHAAMLDPHTAAELDLDQIWNLVDDLIAAHGDWLPAWARGAKRQAAA, encoded by the coding sequence ATGTCCAAACCCAAGATCACCTTTATCGGCGCCGGTTCGTCGGTCTTCATGAAGAACATCGTCGGTGACATCCTGCAGCGTCCGGCGCTGGGAGAGGCCACCATCGCGCTCATGGACATCAACCCCGAGCGGCTGGAGATGAGCGCCGTCATCGCCAACAAACTGATCTCGACGCTGGGCGTGGGTGCCAAGGTCGAAACCTATGGCAACCAGAGGCAAGCGCTGGAAGGAGCGGATTTCGTCGTCGTCTGCTTCCAGATCGGCGGCTATGAGCCAGCGACGGTCACCGATTTCGAGGTGCCGAAGAAATACGGCCTCCGCCACACGATCGCCGATACGCTCGGCGTCGGCGGCATCATGCGCGGCCTCAGGACCGTGCCGCATCTCTGGAAGATCTGCGAGGACATTCTCGCCGTCTGCCCGAACGCGATCATGCTGCAATATGTGAACCCGATGGCGATCAACACCTGGGCGATCACCGCGAAGTTCCCGACCATCCGTCAGGTGGGCCTGTGCCATTCCGTGCAGGGCACCGCTCTTGAGTTGGCTCACGATCTCGATATTCCCTATGACGAGATCCGCTACCGCGCCGCCGGCATCAACCACATGGCGTTCTATCTATCCTTCGAGCACCGGCAGCCCGACGGCTCCTATCGCGATCTCTATCCTGATCTCCTGCGTGCCTATCGCGAGGGCAGGGCGCCGAAGCCGACTTGGAATCCGCGCTGCCCCAACAAGGTGCGCTACGAGATGCTGACGCGGCTTGGCTATTTCGTCACCGAGAGCTCGGAGCATTTCGCCGAATACACGCCTTATTTCATCAAGGAAGGGCGCGAGGATCTGATCGAGAAATTCGGCATTCCGCTCGACGAATATCCCAAGCGCTGCGTCGAGCAGATCGCGCGCTGGCAGCAGACGGCGGACGATTACCGCAAGGCCAATACGATCGAGGTCAAGGCGAGCCACGAATACGCCTCGTCGATCGTCAATTCGGTCTGGACCGGCGAGCCCTCGGTCATCTACGGCAACGTTCGCAACAGTGGCCTGATCACGTCGCTGCCGGAGGGATGCGCCGTCGAGGTGCCGTGCCTCGTCGACGCGTCAGGCATCCAGCCGACCCATATCGGCGCGCTGCCGCCGCAATTGACGGGCCTGATGCGTACCAACATCAACGTCCAGGAACTGACCGTCTCGGCGCTGCTCAACGAAAACCGGGATCACATCTATCACGCGGCCATGCTCGATCCGCACACGGCGGCCGAACTCGACCTCGACCAGATTTGGAATCTCGTCGACGACCTCATCGCCGCGCATGGCGACTGGCTGCCGGCCTGGGCCCGCGGCGCGAAGCGCCAGGCGGCCGCCTGA
- a CDS encoding Gfo/Idh/MocA family protein codes for MPAPVKVLVVGLGNMGASHASAYHRNPGFEIVGLMSPTMKSRSIPAELTGYPLFEDFDEALAATKPDAVSINSYPDTHAEYAIKAMNAGAHVFMEKPIATNIADAEAVVAVARAKNRKLVLGYILRVHPSWIKFIELGQTLGKPLVMRLNLNQQSNGPAWTWHKNLIDSLIPIVDCGVHYVDVMCQLTGAKPVRVHGIGAKLWADAAQQNYGHLHVTFDDGSVGWYEAGWGPMMSEEAFFVKDVVGPKGAVSIVADHSKDKDPLTDVSDSADIDRHTKTDAIRYHHAEVGPDKNFIRKDETFSMTDEPGHQELCDREQAFFLQAIQEDLDLSESMDAAVNSLRIVLAAEQSIKEQRSIDLA; via the coding sequence ATGCCTGCACCCGTGAAAGTTCTCGTCGTCGGCCTCGGCAATATGGGCGCCTCGCATGCGAGCGCCTATCATCGCAATCCCGGCTTCGAGATCGTCGGCCTGATGAGCCCGACCATGAAGAGCCGGTCGATCCCGGCGGAACTCACCGGCTATCCGCTGTTCGAGGATTTCGACGAGGCCTTAGCGGCGACCAAGCCGGATGCGGTCTCGATCAACTCCTACCCGGACACCCACGCGGAATATGCGATCAAGGCGATGAATGCCGGCGCCCATGTCTTCATGGAAAAGCCGATCGCGACCAATATCGCCGATGCCGAGGCGGTCGTCGCCGTGGCACGGGCGAAGAACCGCAAGCTGGTGCTCGGTTATATCCTCCGCGTCCACCCATCCTGGATCAAGTTCATCGAACTTGGTCAGACGCTCGGCAAGCCGCTGGTCATGCGGCTCAATCTCAACCAGCAGAGCAACGGTCCCGCCTGGACCTGGCACAAGAACCTGATCGACTCGCTGATCCCGATCGTCGATTGCGGCGTCCACTATGTCGACGTCATGTGCCAGCTCACCGGCGCCAAGCCGGTGCGGGTCCACGGCATTGGCGCCAAGCTCTGGGCCGACGCGGCGCAGCAGAATTACGGCCATCTCCACGTCACCTTCGATGACGGCTCAGTCGGCTGGTACGAAGCCGGCTGGGGTCCGATGATGAGCGAGGAAGCCTTCTTCGTGAAGGACGTCGTCGGTCCCAAGGGCGCTGTCTCGATCGTCGCGGATCATTCGAAGGACAAGGACCCGCTGACCGACGTCTCGGATTCTGCGGATATCGACCGCCACACGAAGACGGACGCGATCCGGTACCACCATGCCGAGGTGGGCCCCGACAAGAACTTCATCCGCAAGGACGAGACCTTCTCAATGACCGACGAGCCGGGGCACCAAGAGCTCTGCGACCGCGAGCAGGCCTTCTTCCTGCAGGCGATCCAGGAGGATCTGGACCTCTCGGAATCGATGGATGCGGCCGTGAACAGCCTGCGCATCGTGCTTGCCGCCGAGCAGAGCATCAAGGAACAGCGCTCGATCGACCTCGCGTAA